The following are from one region of the Muntiacus reevesi chromosome 3, mMunRee1.1, whole genome shotgun sequence genome:
- the LOC136163178 gene encoding checkpoint protein HUS1-like — translation MKFRAKIVDTACLNHFVRFSNVIAKLAKTCTLRISRDKLNFVLSDKVANGGVSMWYKLEQENFFSEFQMEGVPAENNKIYLELTSENLSRALKTAQNARALKIKLTNKHFPCLTICIELLSMSSSSRVVTHDIPVKVIPRKLWKDLQELRVPDADVSIYLPVLKTMKSVVEKMKNISNHLIIEASLNGELNLKIETGLMCVTTHFKDLGNPPLASENASQDRNSEQMAEGHIDIRKLLQFLAGQQVNPTKATCNIVKNKIVHFDLLHEDVSLQYFIPALS, via the exons ATGAAATTTCGGGCCAAGATCGTGGATACCGCCTGTCTAAACCACTTCGTGCGTT TTAGTAACGTGATAGCCAAGCTTGCCAAAACCTGCACTCTGCGCATCAGCCGGGATAAGTTGAACTTCGTCCTCTCTGACAAAGTGGCCAATGGAGGGGTGAGCATGTGGTATAAGCTGGAACAGGAGAACTTCTTCAGCGAATTTCAAATGGAAGGTGTCCCCGCAGAAAACAATAAGATTTATTTAGAGCTCACATCGGAAAATTTATCTCGAGCCTTGAAAACTGCCCAGAATGCCAGAGCTTTGAAAATTAAGTTGACTAATAAACACTTTCCGTGCCTTACAATTTGTATAGAACTGTTATCCATGTCAAGCAGTAGTCGTGTTGTGACACATGACATCCCTGTGAAGGTTATTCCTAGAAAACTATGGAAGGACTTACAAGAGCTGAGGGTCCCAGATGCTGACGTTAGTATTTATTTACCAGTCTTGAAGACTATGAAGAGCGTTGTGGAGAAGATGAAAAACATCAGTAATCACCTTATTATTGAAGCAAGCCTAAATGGAGAATTGAACTTGAAAATAGAAACTGGGCTAATGTGTGTTACAACTCACTTTAAAGATCTTGGAAATCCTCCATTAGCTTCCGAAAATGCTTCTCAAGATAGAAACTCAGAACAAATGGCTGAAGGGCACATAGACATTAGGAAGCTCCTCCAGTTCCTTGCTGGACAACAAGTAAATCCTACAAAGGCCACTTGCAATATTGTGAAGAACAAGATTGTTCACTTTGACCTGCTCCATGAAGATGTTTCCCTGCAGTATTTCATCCCAGCGTTGTCATAG